GGTGCGATGGCAATATAACGTGAACAGATTGATACACAGTACTTTCCCCAAAGTCAAAtgagttttactttgttttcgttAACCTTTTGATCATTTGCAGGTGACGAAGAGAAGCTCAAGGAAGCGATCAAACATCTGCCTGCCAAGTGCGTGAATTCCGTCTACCCGCACCCTGTCTATGCCACGGCCCTCCACGTCGctgtgcagaacaacaacaacgagcTGGTTGCCATACTTGTCAGTGCCCATGCTGATCCTGATGCTAGGGTAGGACTTGCGTTTCCTTTGCAGAATTAGCCTTTATTGTATTTACTTTACAAAATTATTCGTTATTGTACTgtgtagtttttctttgttttatttgctaTTATATGATGGACAGTTCTCTCTTCATCATATAAACTTTAATAACAAATGCCCATGGTCACATTCCCCTTTTTACATATACTAGTTAGTTTTGTAACTAAAGATAAGTCTCTTTTTATCAAGCTCCAACTTGACTAAAATTATTCTAGCGAGCTAAATGAATTATTTCCTTAGAAGTTTCAGAAGTTAGTATTTGTTGGTTTCATCCCATACGAGAAATATTTATAGCACAAGCAAATTTGTAGATTCAGATTTAGAAACGAGATAAGCAAAGGTAAGGAATAGCTGAGATAAATGCACATACTCAAGTCGAGGCTGAAATAGAAATAGaggcaaaatacaaaatacaggagTTTCTCACAGTTACTTTAGATGACCAAGTTGAAGGCAAGGACAGGAAGCCTTAGCCTCGGTTAACAATATGGATTCTGTGCTCTTCCCAAACAAACGACGGGTTGATCAGTATGTGGGTTGGATAAATTCTTAGTCTGAAGGAATTTTATaggaggaaacttttttttttcataagatttttttgttaattgcTTGGGATATCTACAGTACTATTTTTTGGCAGTTGGCGCATCACTAGTGATAGATTTTGTCATCCTACGCTAGAGTTTTGggtagttaaaagttaagtatatcttagtttaaccagaccactgagctgattaacagttctcctagagctggcccgaaggattagatttatttttacgtggctaagaaccaattggttacctagcaacgggacctacagtttattgtggaatccgaaccacattatagcgagaaatgaatttctatcaccagaaacaaattcctcttgttcctcactggccggtcggagattcgaactcacgaccaacagagtggtagttgagaacggaagctgctcacccagcgaggaactagttTTGGGTAGTAGTTTCGACACTAAACACCTTTtaattatatcataaatttatttcaccCCCATTTTCTGCagttaacactatttttttttatctcggctCTCAGTGTTATATAAGCTTAATAGGTACGTGAAAACTGCTTCTTTTTTCATTCAACTAATATATCTTGAATCATGATAATAGTAAATTACTTAATCTGGGATACAAAAAGGATGATGGAATGTTTGAAGAAACTTAGACTTCAGACTAAGGTTGAATGAAGGCATTTAATCCCATGAACCATTTTTGAGGCAGACTATAGATAATGGTAAAATgatttacttatatgtatactgtacttgaaattaatatagaggaacaaaaatattgaagatGACTATGCTTTCTATGCACTCTGGTTTGATTAGTACACTATTATGATTAGGAAAAGGGCACATGGGAATAAATTAAGGCCCATTTCACCCATCCCACACAATATACTGGTGTATTTTTGAGAATTATAATTAGCAAGGTCTGCTTGTGTGTCATCTTTAAAGCTGTATTGATCTgccattaagatttttttttaccacaaatgCATTTTAAgggttttaaataaatttttttgaggaGAAAATCTTCCAGCTCTATACATGAAGGCTGTAGTACATACATTACCATGTGACATTCTCTGTTTTAGGGAAATACATTTTTGGTTTATAATCTTTTTTACcactgctgctgccactgctaCTACAAGTTGCATGCACACCATCAGCAGTGATACTTATGGATTCATACTAGTAGTagtaaaaaaagtatatgtattcATTTGCACACTTCCCATAACAGAGGATGCACATGACCAAAAATATATCCTTTGTTTAAAGTAATTAAgaagattttgttgttttcaagttgTATCAAATGGTAGATTAACACTGTATTAAAGTTTGCACAAACAGATTTGTTTTTAGGTTATGAATCTAATATACTACCGTATTGCGTTAGTTAGGAGAAATAAGCATCACAAGTGGTTaaatttcaaggtttttttttcctgaatacaTTCCATTGATGAAAGTGTGCCTTGAAAGAAACTTTAAAATGATCATAACTACAGCAAAAGCTGTCAATTTTGAAGAATTTAATAATCATCATTAAAGCCTCAAGGCAGGTTTACTCTCCCTTGTTCTGATCTAAAATTATTTCTTCAAGATTCttttttgcatcaaaatttttaatgtttattaccTGTTGCCATGTTGTACGTACATACACAATTTAATTTCTGGAGTGTATGGATGGATTGTTATCATTCTGCACACATACTCTTGGTTATGTGCTGACAGGGTTCTTCTGTTTACTGAAATTCTTGCATAACTCACTGATCCCTTTTCAGCTATGAAGTTGAATGCATCCTTGGACATTAGTTGTTGAAAAACTTAATACCAATTAACAACTGATAACTTGAGGCTCACACAGTTTCCTTAGTTAAAGGATAAGGAATTCTGATGTGCTCAAAACAAACAAGCCTCAAAATCTCAGGAAGTTTAATAAAACTGAAGAACATCTTGGCCGAAGTTTTAATTGAAGCTGTCGATGCTGTATCTGATATCAGTGCCATTACAGTATCAAATTTCTTAGTATCATATATGAATGTTGGCCAATTTACACATATTTGATAACCTGAAACGTTGTCCAAAGTACTGTATGATGGTTAAAAATGAACCTTGTGTACTACTCCTAAAAGGAGACTAGAATACCAAGCACTCAACTAATCTAAATTGTGTGTAGGAGGGGCTTTCATTTAGAAAACATCACACCAGTGTACTATGGCTATGCATCTAGGATAAGTTATCAGTAATGAGTGATATATTGATTTAAAATCAGTCGTgcataattcagtaaaaaaaagtggCCTTTGTTAATGGTTACTTGTATTAAAACGAAATTTTGCTGACAATGAATAAGGTTTTACATACTGCCTATTTGTTTTTACAGGATAAGCGAGGCAAGAAGTACTGTCCTATCCATTATGCAGCCCACAACGGTAATGCAGAAGTTCTTAAAGCTTTAATTAAGGCTAATGCTGATGTTAATGTCAAAGAAGGGGAGTTTGGAAGGAGCGCTCTTCACATCCTTGCTAATCGCTGGAAGACCAAAGAAGATTCTTTCAAGGAGGCCTTGGATGCTTTGTTGAGTTGCAAGAAAATAAAGGTTGATATTTCAGACAGTAGTGGAGCCTCCCCACTCTTTATGGCTGCCACTAAAGGGTGGGAATATATGGTTAAAGCTTTAATCCTAAAAGGAGCCAATACAGAGAGCACTATTGgaaataaaactacagaaaatGTAATTAGAACCAAATTACCTGGTTTATTAGAAACTATTGACTTCTCTCAGGTTGAGAAACCTCAGCGTGACCTTGGGGAGGAGTTGTATGATGCCTTAAAGCATGAGGATTTGGGGCTGTTCAAGAACATTCTTAATGAAATTAACAGTGCAAGCGAGATATCAAAAGCATCTATTTTGGAGGAAGACCATGGTGAGTACAATCTTCTCGGATATGCTTGTGAAAATGGATTATCAGACTTTGTAGCTGAACTTTTAAAGAATGGAGCAAATCCATCTCAGAGAGATGAAACTAACAAATCATCCCCAATACTGTATGCCACAAGAAATGGATTCCACAAAATTGTAAAGATGCTCATTGAAGCCATGGAAGGCTGTGGCGATTTGGAGAAAGGAGTTCTTAGGAAGGCAGACCTTCTAAAGGAAACGCCCTTGCATAAAGTTGTTAAAAAGGAATTTTCACTCAAAAAGGATGATGTTGATGTTAACTACTACCAGTGCTTACAGTTGTTACTGGAAAAGAAACGATACCTGGACATTGATGCTTTGGACGAATTTCATAACACTCCCCTTCACTATGCAGTCCTGTGCGAAGACCAAAGTTTTGTGCGTGCTCTTCTTTTGAATGGCTCCCACTTGGGTATTAGGAATAAGTTTGGAACACTcgctattactagaatacaagcATCTGTTCTTGAGGAGGTTCTGAATGATTgtattaaatacaagaataaTGTAGCTGACCGTGATTTTGAAATCATTCTGAGCTACAGCCTGTTAGCTCCACCTGAAGCTTCTCAACAACCAGAAACAGAATGTTTGAGATTCTTGAGTGGGTCAAGAAAACACAGGCGGCTTCTCCTGCATCCAATTATTGAcactttccttttccttaaaTGGCAGAGAATAAGGCAATATTATTTCTTCAACATCGTAGCCTACACACTCTTTCTCATACTTCTTACAGCTTATATCCTTATTTATCATGGTACTTACGCTGAACCTGCAGAAAATTCTGTTGTTACCTTAGCAGACAATTCATCCCTAAATGCTACTGCTACAGCAGAAGGAAATATGGGTAACTTCCTAGGGAAATTTATTCTTCAGGCATTGATTGCTCTTCTAGCTCTTTACATAGCAGTAAGAGAGGGCATTCAGTTTTTTGTATCATGGAGGCTCTATATAACACGTTTCGAAAACTGGTTGGAAATCTCGATCGTTACGCTCACTGTGTTCCTTCTCTTCGTACCAATGAACGTTGGAGTACAGCAGTCTCTTTCCGCCTGGCTAGTACTCTTCTCTTGGATTGAATTCATACTCATTCTTGGACGTCATCCCTACCTAGCTGTGTACATAACAATGTTTACTACAGTTACATACAACTTCTTAAAGTTCAttgttatgttttcttttatggtAATTGCTTTCAGTATCAGCTTTTTCCTagtctttcaaatgaatgaaaactttGAAACTTACCATCAAGCTCTTCTGAAAACAATTGCTATGACCACAGGAGAAATGGAGTACACTGAACTTCCCCTCTCTACATTCCCTGTATCATCTCGCCTCCTGTTTGCTGTTTTTGTATTCCTTATCGTCCTTGTCTTGATGAATCTGCTCAATGGTCTGGCTGTCAGTGACATCCAGCAGATTCAACAGGAAGCAGAGATTGTTAGTTACAGTAGCAGGGTAGAGCTAATTTCTTACATAGAATCTGTTTTTCTTGCAAGTCCATTCCAAAGAATACTTCCTGGCCCGATTGCATGTTGTGACAATGGTAAAGAAGACTGTTATTTTGCATCATGCCTGGATTCTCCTAACCCAGCTATGAAGCTTCTGAACTGGATGGGTAGGAGAACACTCATGTTTCACTCATGTCTTAGAGATCAcagaatttttgtttatcctaaCCGTGGCAGGGAACGCTGGCATGTTTGTTATTGCCACAAATTCCACATTAAGGAGGCACAGATAGAAGCCGCTAAAGATGTTGTCTTAGAAAAAGAGAACTCTGCAACCAACAGACGTCTGTCTGGCCTTGAAAATCGCCTTGATGAAGTTATGGCTGCCATAACCACCCTGACAGATAAGGTCAATAAGCATGTCCTTTGTCCCTCCCCACAGTGACCGTCTTGTTCACACACACTTACTGAAGTTGATTCATAGTGTGAATTTGTGATCTCATAATATTCTACATGTTCAGGCTTTCTccttcattcaagaaaaaaagcaatcttaatgtaaatgaaaagataaatgtcAGTACAGTAATTGCGTGTGGAAGAAGTATGCCATGCCATCTTTTTGTAGTTTCATTAACTACACAAACTAAGTAATTTGGTTTATCATAAGCACTATATTTTGTGATATAGAATAGTGGATGCTTATAAAATAAACACTTATTCAGTCACACAGCTCTGCTCGAATTACAGTGTCATTAAAATTGTGAAAGCAGATATGCAACTTGAATGAAGTTGGTTGGCAGAATAGTGTTCATTGAGTGCCAACTTtgattttatgtactgtatatttttatccaGGGAAGGTGCTATTTTAAGATTCTCACAACTGGAAGTCTATTTATTGTATTTGTACTGTACTTAAAACTATGTATTATGATTAAGCTGTTTAGTATATAATTTCTTACATGAACTGTATTTCTTCATAACAATGGCACAGCAAAAGGACTTTTCCCTTGCTATGAATTCATTGTAGCTTATATATTACAGCTatactgtaaaaatttttaatagcCTAGGGCCAGATAGTGTTTAGTGTGTAGAATATAACTTCAATGTGATCAAACCAAATAACTGTACTGCAATACACAGAAACAAAATCTATTTTCCAACAACAAAACCAGtactatatataatgtttttaatatctcaCATGAAATATTTTAGCATTTTGCCAGAAGgattttctgtatttctatttttttcacttctgtgCTAGCTATTGCTTGACACagatactgaacaaaaaatttaatgtgCCATTTGCATTACATGGAAcattaatgttaaaatgtttaagcacagtacttacatatattttatatatagcatatagctatttttgtaaaagaattgCATTTAATGGCATACGTACCTGGTTTTACAATTTACCTAGCCAATGATGATTGAGGTAATTTTTTCTAATGtatcaaaatacagtatactgtatttaattcAATAGCCTTTTTTGTTGGCGTGTTTGTAGAGAGAATTActttagaattaaattttttttatcttatagttATATAAGTGAATGTGGATCATTAGTATTAATCAACAAATAACATTTGTGTTATTCAGTCCAGTTCCTTTATTGCATATACAGCACAGTTGGAATTATGCAGCTTTTAAGATATCCTCTGCAAGTTCAGAATGTAATAAGGTTGTGAACTTCTGTGGCTGCAAAGTGCTGTACACTTGATCATTTATTTCCTTGTATGATCAAGTATGCACTCTGTACACATGATTTGTACttactatggatatatatatatatatatatatatatatatatataaggttaccAAGTATGTCTGATATACTGTAAGTGGTATAGTAACTGACAGAATGGCATGTTTTAACTTTGTCTTGCAGAATTATGATTTGATACTGAAATCAGGAATGTAAATTatgcttttacagaaaattaataaataaagcataCAGCCAGTGAGTTTCAGGACCCCTATACGAATGATTTTTGTAATTCCATGAATTTCTTGTTTAAAGTAAGAGTACTGTTTTGGGTAAAAATAGTTTTGTTACAAATGAGCCTTGCTATCAACAGGGGCTGACCTGTGCCACTACTACAGTGCTCTTTGGCCCTCCCAGGGATGACCACCAGTGCTGTTCACAATCAACTGTTCCTTTGCATATGCATGAGTACACTTTAGGTATCCCTTCTTCCCATGTTTTTCTTGTAATTACTCTTGCAATGAGTGTCAAGGTGCACTTCAATTTTTCTGTTTGCATTGTCATAACTCTGTATAACTACTTTTCCCAAGCAGCAGCAATTTCTCAAGTATGCAACATTTTTCAGTGTGGTTTTCAACATTAAAGTGTATTTCACCAGAGTTGTGCACTGcaatactgattttttatttccagttaatTTTGTGTTACTTTCAGTGCAAATTGTAGTCAACCTAAACTTCTTGTCATTTAAGTGTCTTGCCATTTTGACTTGCCTGCATTCTTTATTCTTCTTGGCTGTTATCGAGATGGCAGAAAGCAAATTTTCAGCTGGGAGCAGTGCAAATTTTGTTAGGACttcaaaattgaaatttttgaaaCCCTGGTGTAGAATCAGTGCAATAGCTGTAATTCCCATAGAGAAGGAAAATTATCCCTGGAACAGACGATGCAGaaacatttaatttctaaatgGACACTGCCAATAGTGATATTCCTTCTCTTGCCTCACACATCAGCATTGCGTAGGTTTTGTAAAGTGAATTTTCTGGCTTAATCTCTAAGCCTAGAAAATTTAACATCTTATTCTCAGTCCAGTCGCAGACACCTAGATAGTTGTCCCAACTTGCCCTTGTGTTTCAGGTAGTTTACCATTATTTGACTTCTGCCTCTGGTTGGAATAAAGGAATGGAGCTCCCTTTTGGTGCATAAAGGTCCTCAAAGCTGCTGGCCTTCTTAGCCCACAGCCTTACTATTCTATTTCTTCCTGGCTATTGTGACAAACTTTCACGAGGAAGAGGAGAACAGCATTGGAGGAGACAATCTCAATCATTGGGCTGTCTCATTTTGCACTTTGTTCTTCTACATTCTCAGGTTGTTTCCTTGTCTGAGGGTATCTGAATTACCCCCGTGTTGTGCACTGCtttgtactttttcatttttttagtttctacttgtatatttgtttttatttatatgtatattttatataatgaacaTAAGTCTCAAAAGTTTCCTTAATATTTGCCAGTAGGTATATGGATGAAATCTTTATATTGTTTGCTAATTATTGGTA
This region of Macrobrachium rosenbergii isolate ZJJX-2024 chromosome 39, ASM4041242v1, whole genome shotgun sequence genomic DNA includes:
- the LOC136825725 gene encoding transient receptor potential channel pyrexia-like isoform X1, with protein sequence MSGYLALKLMENGGNGMQDGGGNAPGGDGEDHYKQEMLTAVQTGDEEKLKEAIKHLPAKCVNSVYPHPVYATALHVAVQNNNNELVAILVSAHADPDARDKRGKKYCPIHYAAHNGNAEVLKALIKANADVNVKEGEFGRSALHILANRWKTKEDSFKEALDALLSCKKIKVDISDSSGASPLFMAATKGWEYMVKALILKGANTESTIGNKTTENVIRTKLPGLLETIDFSQVEKPQRDLGEELYDALKHEDLGLFKNILNEINSASEISKASILEEDHGEYNLLGYACENGLSDFVAELLKNGANPSQRDETNKSSPILYATRNGFHKIVKMLIEAMEGCGDLEKGVLRKADLLKETPLHKVVKKEFSLKKDDVDVNYYQCLQLLLEKKRYLDIDALDEFHNTPLHYAVLCEDQSFVRALLLNGSHLGIRNKFGTLAITRIQASVLEEVLNDCIKYKNNVADRDFEIILSYSLLAPPEASQQPETECLRFLSGSRKHRRLLLHPIIDTFLFLKWQRIRQYYFFNIVAYTLFLILLTAYILIYHGTYAEPAENSVVTLADNSSLNATATAEGNMGNFLGKFILQALIALLALYIAVREGIQFFVSWRLYITRFENWLEISIVTLTVFLLFVPMNVGVQQSLSAWLVLFSWIEFILILGRHPYLAVYITMFTTVTYNFLKFIVMFSFMVIAFSISFFLVFQMNENFETYHQALLKTIAMTTGEMEYTELPLSTFPVSSRLLFAVFVFLIVLVLMNLLNGLAVSDIQQIQQEAEIVSYSSRVELISYIESVFLASPFQRILPGPIACCDNGKEDCYFASCLDSPNPAMKLLNWMGRRTLMFHSCLRDHRIFVYPNRGRERWHVCYCHKFHIKEAQIEAAKDVVLEKENSATNRRLSGLENRLDEVMAAITTLTDKVNKHVLCPSPQ
- the LOC136825725 gene encoding transient receptor potential channel pyrexia-like isoform X2, translated to MQDGGGNAPGGDGEDHYKQEMLTAVQTGDEEKLKEAIKHLPAKCVNSVYPHPVYATALHVAVQNNNNELVAILVSAHADPDARDKRGKKYCPIHYAAHNGNAEVLKALIKANADVNVKEGEFGRSALHILANRWKTKEDSFKEALDALLSCKKIKVDISDSSGASPLFMAATKGWEYMVKALILKGANTESTIGNKTTENVIRTKLPGLLETIDFSQVEKPQRDLGEELYDALKHEDLGLFKNILNEINSASEISKASILEEDHGEYNLLGYACENGLSDFVAELLKNGANPSQRDETNKSSPILYATRNGFHKIVKMLIEAMEGCGDLEKGVLRKADLLKETPLHKVVKKEFSLKKDDVDVNYYQCLQLLLEKKRYLDIDALDEFHNTPLHYAVLCEDQSFVRALLLNGSHLGIRNKFGTLAITRIQASVLEEVLNDCIKYKNNVADRDFEIILSYSLLAPPEASQQPETECLRFLSGSRKHRRLLLHPIIDTFLFLKWQRIRQYYFFNIVAYTLFLILLTAYILIYHGTYAEPAENSVVTLADNSSLNATATAEGNMGNFLGKFILQALIALLALYIAVREGIQFFVSWRLYITRFENWLEISIVTLTVFLLFVPMNVGVQQSLSAWLVLFSWIEFILILGRHPYLAVYITMFTTVTYNFLKFIVMFSFMVIAFSISFFLVFQMNENFETYHQALLKTIAMTTGEMEYTELPLSTFPVSSRLLFAVFVFLIVLVLMNLLNGLAVSDIQQIQQEAEIVSYSSRVELISYIESVFLASPFQRILPGPIACCDNGKEDCYFASCLDSPNPAMKLLNWMGRRTLMFHSCLRDHRIFVYPNRGRERWHVCYCHKFHIKEAQIEAAKDVVLEKENSATNRRLSGLENRLDEVMAAITTLTDKVNKHVLCPSPQ